The genomic stretch GACGCCTTTTTGAAGGATGAGGCGTTCATGGCGGAGTTCGGGAACGCCGCCGCCGCCAAGAAGTGGCACCACGAGTACGCCGGGGGCCTGGCGCGGCACTGCCAGGAGATGGCCCGCATCGCCCTGGGCCTCTGCGAGATTTTTCCGGAAATAGACCGGGACGTGCTCCTGTCCGCCATCTTTTTCCACGACATGGGCAAAACCCGTGAGATGAGCCACGAACTCTTCGTGGACTACACCAACGAGGGGAAGCTGCTGGGCCATCTCCAGATCGGCTGCGAGATGCTCCAGCGGAAAATCGCGGAAATCCCCGGCTTTCCAGACAAGCTCCGTCTCGAGCTGCTGCACTGCATCCTGTCCCACCACGGCGAGCTGGCGAACGGCTCCCCCGTCACCCCGAAGACGCTTGAGGCGGTGGTGCTGCACCACATAGACAACCTCGACGCGCAGGCCACGGCCTTCATACGGATTATTCGGGAAACCCGCGAGCGGGGCCAGGAGTGGTCGGATTACATGCCCCTGATTGACCGGGTGGTCTGGACCAAATAACCCGTGCGGTCTACCGCGCGAGGCTTTGGTTGATGACCGCCTGGATGTCCGTGGCCGAGAGGCCGCGCCCGTCCACGTCGGCGTCCACCACCACGGGCTCACCGAGCACGGCGTTGACCGCCAACTGGATGTCCGGGGCGCCCACCAGCCCGTCCGCGTCCAGGTCGCCGTCGGACAAGTCCACGTCACGCCGGGTCGCCGGCCCGTCCGCCACCCCGATGTTGTCGGCATGATAGGTGATGTAGCCCGGCGCGCTCCAGGAGAGGCTGTGGGTCCCCGGCAGGAGGATCCGGTGGTAATTTCCCACGCGCGGATTCGAGAACACGGGCTGCGTGTTGCCGGCCACCTCCGCCTTCGCATACACCGGCGCGCCAGTGGCCCGGTCCAGCACCAGCCCGCGCACGCCGGTGTGCGCCTTTTCCAGATAGGCCAGGATGGCGTCGCGGTTGTCCGCCCAGTAAGAGGGCAGGGCGTCTGCGGCGGGCCATTTGGTGTAGCCCACCTCCAGCGTCATCTCCATGCAGCCCATGAACCGGTAAGACCAGTCCTGCATACCCCCGTTCAGGGAGTACCACGCCGAGCCGTTCGTGATGCCCTGGGGGAAGACGGTCGAGGCGTACATGGGCGGGTTGTTGGACGCATAGGCGAGGGCGAGGGTCTGGAAGAGGGCCTCGTCCGGTGAAATGGCGGGCTGTCCGCTGGGCACGCCGGGTTCGTGGTCATAGGGGTAGTTTGCCACGAGCGCCCCGCCGTGGTAATTCGCCGACAGGACAAAGGGCCGCTCCGCGGACCAGCGCATGATGGCGGCCACCTCCGGCTGGCGCGTGGATTCCCCGAGCACGCCG from Candidatus Hydrogenedentota bacterium encodes the following:
- a CDS encoding HD domain-containing protein; its protein translation is MKSQYVNTLQEGDRLNDYFVAARKDLRVKQDGGKFLGMVFKDKTGEIGGIMWNNAVDAAKLFEPGDVVVVRGTIGTYQNRLQVRVDQVLPLRPGEYNTDDLVAAPEGVKESLGQFVETLGRVENPHLRQLLDAFLKDEAFMAEFGNAAAAKKWHHEYAGGLARHCQEMARIALGLCEIFPEIDRDVLLSAIFFHDMGKTREMSHELFVDYTNEGKLLGHLQIGCEMLQRKIAEIPGFPDKLRLELLHCILSHHGELANGSPVTPKTLEAVVLHHIDNLDAQATAFIRIIRETRERGQEWSDYMPLIDRVVWTK
- a CDS encoding succinylglutamate desuccinylase/aspartoacylase family protein; this encodes MRKLTGNAVKPPLCALLLVVGIAAVTALCTAAAQEFPTPDSIPRGTMVEMTLPSQTELQRLVDSGLSVDDVRGLTARVHVMAWDWPVLNSLGHSWRIVEDGPADEKAVQGYRANPEIQAAFEAWARDYPHLCQYRSLGTSTHGRALWAIHITENPGVEADKPAVKLIATIHGNEPVGTELLLNLAELLLTQYGTNPRITALVDATDIWLVPLMNPDGMTNLTRNNAQGYDLNRNFPIYGTNYTGNWFDTGVLGESTRQPEVAAIMRWSAERPFVLSANYHGGALVANYPYDHEPGVPSGQPAISPDEALFQTLALAYASNNPPMYASTVFPQGITNGSAWYSLNGGMQDWSYRFMGCMEMTLEVGYTKWPAADALPSYWADNRDAILAYLEKAHTGVRGLVLDRATGAPVYAKAEVAGNTQPVFSNPRVGNYHRILLPGTHSLSWSAPGYITYHADNIGVADGPATRRDVDLSDGDLDADGLVGAPDIQLAVNAVLGEPVVVDADVDGRGLSATDIQAVINQSLAR